From Mauremys reevesii isolate NIE-2019 linkage group 10, ASM1616193v1, whole genome shotgun sequence, the proteins below share one genomic window:
- the LEO1 gene encoding RNA polymerase-associated protein LEO1 isoform X2 yields MADMEDLFGSDVDSEPEQKDSDSGSDSDSDQENAGSGSNVSGSESDRDDEREAIKPSNKELFGDDSEDEGASHHTGSDIQSERSYNHSEASGHSEHEDNDQSDIDQHSGSEAADDDDDRGPGSDEGSRHSDADGSEKAHSEDEKWGKEDKSDQSDDDDKLQNSDDEERPHNSDDEEKVQNSDDDERPPISDDEERLQNSDEEKMQNSDDEERPQISDEEKMQNSDDERAQHSDEEKMQNSDDDERAQHSDEEKMQNSDDDERAQHSDEDHRRSDDEEEQEHKSESARGSDSEDEILRMKRKKPIASDSEMDSDAEGQKDHRDAIDLFGGADDISSGSDGEDKPPTPGQPIDENGLNQEQQEEEPIPETRIEVEIPKVNTDLGNDLYFVKLPNFLSVEPRPFDPQYYEDEFEDEEMLDEEGRTRLKLKVENTIRWRMRRDEEGNEIRESNARIVKWSDGSMSLHLGNEVFDVYKAPLQGDHNHLFIRQGTGLQGQAVFKTKLTFRPHSTDSATHRKMTLSLADRCSKTQKIRILPMAGRDPESQRTEMIKKEEERLRASIRRESQQRRMREKQHQRGLSANYLEPDRYEEEDEGEEAISLAAIKNRYKGGIREERARIYSSDSDEGSDEDRTQRLLKAKKLTSDEVNLLERGKRRMMTKQVKSTRNM; encoded by the exons ATGGCGGATATGGAGGACCTGTTCGGGAGCGACGTCGATTCCGAGCCCGAGCAGAAAG ATTCTGACTCTGGATCTGACTCTGACTCTGATCAGGAGAATGCTGGCTCTGGCAGTAATGTTTCTGGAAGTGAGAGTGACAGAGATGATGAGAGAGAGGCAATAAAGCCTAGTAACAAAGAGTTATTTGGAGATGATAGTGAGGATGAGGGAGCATCCCACCATACTGGGAGTGACATCCAATCTGAAAGATCATACAATCACTCTGAAGCTTCGGGACATTCTGAACATGAAGATAATGACCAGTCAGATATAGATCAGCATAGTGGTTCAGAAGCTGCTGATGACGATGATGACAGAGGACCTGGATCAGACGAAGGTAGCCGTCACTCAGATGCAGATGGATCTGAAAAAGCACATTCAGAGGATGAAAAATGGGGCAAAGAGGACAAAAGTGATCAGTCAGATGATGATGATAAGCTGCAGAATTCTGATGATGAAGAAAGGCCGCACAACTCTGATGATGAAGAGAAGGTTCAGAACTCTGATGATGATGAAAGGCCTCCGATTTCTGATGATGAGGAAAGACTACAAAACTCCGATGAGGAGAAAATGCAGAACTCAGATGATGAAGAGAGGCCTCAGATCTCTGATGAGGAGAAGATGCAGAACTCTGATGACGAAAGGGCCCAGCATTCTGATGAGGAGAAGATGCAGAATTCTGATGATGACGAAAGGGCCCAGCATTCTGATGAGGAGAAGATGCAGAATTCTGATGATGATGAAAGGGCCCAGCATTCTGATGAAGATCACAGACGTTCAGATGATGAAGAGGAACAGGAGCATAAATCTG AGTCTGCAAGAGGCAGTGACAGTGAAGATGAAATTTTGCGAATGAAACGTAAAAAACCAATTGCATCAGATTCAGAAATGGACAGCGATGCAGAAGGACAaaaag ATCACAGGGATGCGATAGATCTGTTTGGAGGTGCAGATGACATTTCTTCAGGGAGTGATGGGGAAGACAAGCCACCAACTCCAGGGCAACCTATT GATGAGAATGGACTGAATCAGGAGCAGCAGGAAGAAGAACCTATTCCAGAAACGCGAATAGAAGTAGAGATACCAAAAGTAAACACTGACTTAGGAAATGACTTGTATTTTGTgaagctgcccaacttcctcagCGTGGAGCCCAG ACCTTTTGATCCTCAGTATTATGAGGATGAATTTGAAGATGAGGAGATGCTTGATGAAGAAGGTAGAACAAGGTTAAAACTAAAG GTGGAAAACACCATACGTTGGCGAATGCGACGAGATGAAGAGGGAAATGAGATTCGAGAAAGCAATGCACGGATAGTCAAGTGGTCAGATGGAAG CATGTCGCTGCATTTGGGCAATGAAGTCTTTGATGTGTACAAGGCACCATTACAGGGAGATCACAACCATCTGTTTATCAGACAAGGAACTGGTCTACAAGGACAGGCTGTGTTCAAGACTAAATTAACCTTCAG GCCTCACTCTACGGACAGCGCCACCCACAGGAAGATGACTTTGTCTCTTGCAGATAGATGTTCAAAGACTCAAAAAATTCGTATCTTGCCCATGGCTGGGCGCGATCCAGAGTCTCAGCGCACAGAAATGATTAAG AAAGAAGAGGAGAGGTTAAGAGCGTCTATTCGCAGAGAATCCCAGCAGCGGAGAATGCGGGAGAAGCAGCACCAGCGTGGTCTGAGTGCAAATTATTTAGAACCTGATCGTtatgaggaggaggatgaaggagaAGAGGCAATCAGTCTGGCAGCTATTAAAAACCGCTATAAAGGTGGTATAAGAG AGGAACGTGCTAGAATCTATTCTTCAGACAGTGATGAGGGATCAGATGAAGACAGAACGCAGAGactactcaaggcaaagaaacTAACCAGTGATGAG GTGAACCTTCTGGAAAGAGGAAAGCGGAGGATGATGACAAAGCAAGTAAAAAGCACAAGAAATATGTGA
- the LEO1 gene encoding RNA polymerase-associated protein LEO1 isoform X1, with amino-acid sequence MADMEDLFGSDVDSEPEQKDSDSGSDSDSDQENAGSGSNVSGSESDRDDEREAIKPSNKELFGDDSEDEGASHHTGSDIQSERSYNHSEASGHSEHEDNDQSDIDQHSGSEAADDDDDRGPGSDEGSRHSDADGSEKAHSEDEKWGKEDKSDQSDDDDKLQNSDDEERPHNSDDEEKVQNSDDDERPPISDDEERLQNSDEEKMQNSDDEERPQISDEEKMQNSDDERAQHSDEEKMQNSDDDERAQHSDEEKMQNSDDDERAQHSDEDHRRSDDEEEQEHKSESARGSDSEDEILRMKRKKPIASDSEMDSDAEGQKDHRDAIDLFGGADDISSGSDGEDKPPTPGQPIDENGLNQEQQEEEPIPETRIEVEIPKVNTDLGNDLYFVKLPNFLSVEPRPFDPQYYEDEFEDEEMLDEEGRTRLKLKVENTIRWRMRRDEEGNEIRESNARIVKWSDGSMSLHLGNEVFDVYKAPLQGDHNHLFIRQGTGLQGQAVFKTKLTFRPHSTDSATHRKMTLSLADRCSKTQKIRILPMAGRDPESQRTEMIKKEEERLRASIRRESQQRRMREKQHQRGLSANYLEPDRYEEEDEGEEAISLAAIKNRYKGGIREERARIYSSDSDEGSDEDRTQRLLKAKKLTSDEEGEPSGKRKAEDDDKASKKHKKYVISDEEEDDD; translated from the exons ATGGCGGATATGGAGGACCTGTTCGGGAGCGACGTCGATTCCGAGCCCGAGCAGAAAG ATTCTGACTCTGGATCTGACTCTGACTCTGATCAGGAGAATGCTGGCTCTGGCAGTAATGTTTCTGGAAGTGAGAGTGACAGAGATGATGAGAGAGAGGCAATAAAGCCTAGTAACAAAGAGTTATTTGGAGATGATAGTGAGGATGAGGGAGCATCCCACCATACTGGGAGTGACATCCAATCTGAAAGATCATACAATCACTCTGAAGCTTCGGGACATTCTGAACATGAAGATAATGACCAGTCAGATATAGATCAGCATAGTGGTTCAGAAGCTGCTGATGACGATGATGACAGAGGACCTGGATCAGACGAAGGTAGCCGTCACTCAGATGCAGATGGATCTGAAAAAGCACATTCAGAGGATGAAAAATGGGGCAAAGAGGACAAAAGTGATCAGTCAGATGATGATGATAAGCTGCAGAATTCTGATGATGAAGAAAGGCCGCACAACTCTGATGATGAAGAGAAGGTTCAGAACTCTGATGATGATGAAAGGCCTCCGATTTCTGATGATGAGGAAAGACTACAAAACTCCGATGAGGAGAAAATGCAGAACTCAGATGATGAAGAGAGGCCTCAGATCTCTGATGAGGAGAAGATGCAGAACTCTGATGACGAAAGGGCCCAGCATTCTGATGAGGAGAAGATGCAGAATTCTGATGATGACGAAAGGGCCCAGCATTCTGATGAGGAGAAGATGCAGAATTCTGATGATGATGAAAGGGCCCAGCATTCTGATGAAGATCACAGACGTTCAGATGATGAAGAGGAACAGGAGCATAAATCTG AGTCTGCAAGAGGCAGTGACAGTGAAGATGAAATTTTGCGAATGAAACGTAAAAAACCAATTGCATCAGATTCAGAAATGGACAGCGATGCAGAAGGACAaaaag ATCACAGGGATGCGATAGATCTGTTTGGAGGTGCAGATGACATTTCTTCAGGGAGTGATGGGGAAGACAAGCCACCAACTCCAGGGCAACCTATT GATGAGAATGGACTGAATCAGGAGCAGCAGGAAGAAGAACCTATTCCAGAAACGCGAATAGAAGTAGAGATACCAAAAGTAAACACTGACTTAGGAAATGACTTGTATTTTGTgaagctgcccaacttcctcagCGTGGAGCCCAG ACCTTTTGATCCTCAGTATTATGAGGATGAATTTGAAGATGAGGAGATGCTTGATGAAGAAGGTAGAACAAGGTTAAAACTAAAG GTGGAAAACACCATACGTTGGCGAATGCGACGAGATGAAGAGGGAAATGAGATTCGAGAAAGCAATGCACGGATAGTCAAGTGGTCAGATGGAAG CATGTCGCTGCATTTGGGCAATGAAGTCTTTGATGTGTACAAGGCACCATTACAGGGAGATCACAACCATCTGTTTATCAGACAAGGAACTGGTCTACAAGGACAGGCTGTGTTCAAGACTAAATTAACCTTCAG GCCTCACTCTACGGACAGCGCCACCCACAGGAAGATGACTTTGTCTCTTGCAGATAGATGTTCAAAGACTCAAAAAATTCGTATCTTGCCCATGGCTGGGCGCGATCCAGAGTCTCAGCGCACAGAAATGATTAAG AAAGAAGAGGAGAGGTTAAGAGCGTCTATTCGCAGAGAATCCCAGCAGCGGAGAATGCGGGAGAAGCAGCACCAGCGTGGTCTGAGTGCAAATTATTTAGAACCTGATCGTtatgaggaggaggatgaaggagaAGAGGCAATCAGTCTGGCAGCTATTAAAAACCGCTATAAAGGTGGTATAAGAG AGGAACGTGCTAGAATCTATTCTTCAGACAGTGATGAGGGATCAGATGAAGACAGAACGCAGAGactactcaaggcaaagaaacTAACCAGTGATGAG GAAGGTGAACCTTCTGGAAAGAGGAAAGCGGAGGATGATGACAAAGCAAGTAAAAAGCACAAGAAATATGTGATCAGTGATGAAGAGGAAGATGATGATTAA